Proteins encoded together in one Columba livia isolate bColLiv1 breed racing homer chromosome 3, bColLiv1.pat.W.v2, whole genome shotgun sequence window:
- the EFR3B gene encoding protein EFR3 homolog B isoform X7: MGVKELLCGGASPERAEHPGKCQFVKFANIEEDTPSYHRSYDFFVSRFSEMCHSSHDDLDIRTKIRMSGIKGLQGVVRKTVNDELQANIWDPQHMDKIVPSLLFNLQHVEETESRSPSPLQAAEKEKESPTELAERCLRELLGRAAYGNIKNAIKPVLIHLDNHSLWEPKIFATCCFRIIMYSIQPQHSHLVIQQLLGHLDANSKSAATVRAGIVEVLSEAAVIAASGSVGPTVLEVFNTLLRQLRLSIDYALTGSYDCAAGVSTKIIKEHEERMFQEAVIKTIGSFASTLPTYQQSEVMVFIMNKVPLPSSQHGIEAGRAGENRNRLTQIMLLKSLLQVSVGFQCSNMLTALPSAFLDRLLSAALMEDPEIRLFVLEILISFIDRHGNRQKFSTITTISDISILKLKVDKCSRQDTVFMKKHGQQLYRHIYLICKEESNVQAHYEALYSMLMLISIELANEEVVVDLIRLVLAVQEIAQINEDNLPAYNRCALFALGAAYLNLISQLTTVPTFCQHIHEVIQMRQREAPYLLPEDVFVEKPTLSKSLDRLGPEVFFWQSKISEVLGGSGYNSDRLSTPYIPQLTDEDRLSKRKSIGETISLQVEVESRNSPEREQRAPAEEITYETLKKAIVDSVAVEEQERERRRQVVEKFQKAPFEEIAAHCGARATLLQSKLNQIFEITIRPPPSPSGTITAAYGQPQNHSIPVYEMKFPDLCVY, translated from the exons ATGGGGGTGAAGGAGCTCCTGTGTGGCGGGGCTTCTCCAGAGCGTGCTGAGCACCCTGGGAAATGCCAG ttTGTGAAGTTTGCCAACATCGAGGAGGACACCCCGTCCTACCACCGCAGCTACGACTTCTTTGTCTCCCGCTTCAGCGAGATGTGTCACTCCAGCCACGACGACCTGGACATCCGGACAAA GATCCGGATGTCTGGCATTAAAGGCCTGCAAGGAGTGGTGAGGAAGACGGTGAACGACGAGCTCCAAGCCAACATCTGGGACCCACAGCACATGGACAAGATCGTCCCCTCGCTGCTCTTCAACTTGCAGCACGTGGAGGAGACCGAGAG CCGCTCCCCCTCCCCGCTGCAAGCCGccgagaaggagaaggagagtcCCACGGAGCTGGCGGAGCGGTGTCTGCGGGAGCTGCTGGGCCGGGCGGCGTACGGCAACATCAAGAACGCCATCAAACCCGTCCTCAT CCACCTGGACAACCACTCGCTCTGGGAGCCGAAGATCTTTGCCACGTGCTGCTTCAGGATCATCATGTACTCAATCCAG CCGCAACATTCCCATCTCGTcatccagcagctcctggggcacctGGATGCCAACAGCAAGAGCGCGGCCACCGTGCGCGCCGGCATCGTGGAGGTTCTGTCCGAGGCAGCTGTGATCGCAGCCTCCGGATCTGTCG GCCCCACGGTGCTGGAGGTGTTCAACACGCTGCTGCGGCAGCTGCGGCTCAGCATCGACTACGCGCTGACCGGGAGCTACGACTGCGCCGCCGGCGTCAGCACCAAGATCATCAAGGAGCATGAGGAGAGGATGTTCCAGGAGGCCGTCATTAAAACCATCG GGTCCTTCGCCAGCACACTGCCCACCTACCAGCAGTCCGAGGTGATGGTGTTCATCATGAACAAGGTGCCGCTGCCCTCCTCGCAGCACGGCATCGAGGCGGGCAGAGCCGG GGAGAACCGGAACCGGCTGACACAGATAATGCTCCTCAAGTCCCTCCTCCAG GTCTCCGTGGGCTTCCAGTGCAGTAACATGCTGACGGCGCTTCCCAGCGCCTTCCTGGACAGGCTGCTCTCCGCAGCCCTCATGGAGGACCCTGAGATCCGCCTCTTCGTCCTCGAGATCCTCATCAGCTTCATCGATCGCCACGGGAACCGCCAGAAATTCTCCACCATCAC CACCATCAGCGACATCTCCATCCTGAAGCTGAAAGTGGACAAATGCTCGCGCCAAGATACCGTCTTCATGAAGAAG CACGGCCAGCAGCTCTACCGGCACATCTACCTGATATGCAAGGAGGAGAGCAACGTGCAGGCTCACTACGAGGCTCTGTACAGCATGCTGATGCTCATTAGCATCGAGCTGGCTAACGAGGAGGTGGTGGTGGATCTCATCCGCCTGGTGCTGGCAGTGCAG GAGATTGCCCAGATCAATGAGGACAACTTGCCAGCCTACAACCGCTGTGCGCTCTTCGCCCTGGGTGCAGCGTACCTGAACCTCATCAGCCAGCTCACCACCGTGCCCACCTTCTGCCAGCACATCCACGAG GTCATCCAGATGCGACAGAGGGAAGCTCCCTATCTGCTCCCTGAAGATGTGTTTGTGGAGAAACCCAC GCTGAGCAAGAGCCTTGACCGTCTGGGTCCGGAGGTCTTTTTCTGGCAGAGCAAGATCAGTGAGGTGCTGGGTGGCAGCGGCTACAACTCGGACCGGCTCAGCACACCCTACATCCCCCAGCTGACGG ATGAAGATCGACTGTCCAAGAGGAAGAGCATTGGTGAGACCATTTCACTGCAGGTTGAGGTGGAGTCGAGGAACAGCCCGGAGCGAGAGCAG aGAGCACCAGCAGAAGAGATCACGTATGAGACACTGAAGAAGGCGATAG TAGACAGCGTCGCCGTGGAGGAGCAGGAGCGGGAGCGAAGGCGGCAAGTGGTGGAGAAATTCCAGAAAGCCCCGTTTGAAGAGATCGCAGCCCACTGCGGTGCCCGG GCGACGCTACTGCAGAGCAAACTCAACCAGATCTTCGAGATCACCATACG gcCACCACCGAGCCCCTCTGGCACCATCACAGCCGCTTACGGTCAGCCCCAAAACCACTCCATCCCGGTGTACGAGATGAAGTTCCCGGACCTGTGCGTGTACTGA